In bacterium, the following proteins share a genomic window:
- a CDS encoding NADH-quinone oxidoreductase subunit A encodes MFAQFMPVLLVLAVAAAFSGLFLGLSFWLGPRRPSALKDSTYECGVPVRGTTQIRFFVRFFLVAIFFLLFDLEAVFLYPWVITFRDLVAAGHGAFALAEMGAFVAVLVVGFVYIWRKGGLEWQ; translated from the coding sequence ATGTTCGCTCAGTTCATGCCCGTGCTGCTGGTCCTGGCCGTTGCGGCCGCCTTCTCGGGGCTGTTCCTCGGCCTGAGCTTCTGGCTGGGGCCCCGCCGGCCCTCGGCACTGAAGGATTCGACGTACGAGTGCGGTGTCCCGGTCCGCGGCACCACCCAGATCCGCTTTTTCGTCCGGTTTTTCCTGGTGGCGATCTTCTTCCTGCTCTTCGACCTGGAAGCGGTCTTTCTCTACCCGTGGGTGATCACGTTCCGCGATCTGGTCGCGGCCGGTCATGGCGCCTTCGCGCTGGCCGAGATGGGGGCCTTCGTGGCCGTGCTCGTGGTCGGGTTCGTTTACATCTGGCGCAAAGGCGGCCTGGAATGGCAGTAG